GGCCGCCGGCAGCATCTCCTCCGGGGAGAGCACCCGGGTGGCGCGGGCGGCGAGGTCCAGCCGCTTCAGCCCGGCCATGGCCAGCACCGTCACGGCGAAATCGCCCTGTTCCAGCCGGCCCAGCCGCGTCTGCACATTGCCGCGCAGCAGGCCGAAGCGCAGATCCGGGCGCAGATGCCGCAGCTGCGCCGCCCGCCGCGCCGAGGCGGTGCCGATGCGCGCCCCCACCGGCAGGAAGCCCAGCGGCAGGGCGCGCTCCTCCGGCGGGCAGGCGGGGGCCAGCAGCAGCGCGTCGCGCGCATCCTCGCGCGGCAGGCAGGCGGCGATGACCAGGCCGGGCGGCAGCTCGGTCTCCAGATCCTTCAGGCTGTGCACGGCGAAATCGACCCGGCCGTCCAGCAGCGCCTCATGGATCTCCTTGGCGAACAGGCCCTTGCCGCCCAGCTCCGCCAGGCGGCGGCGCTGCTCGGCATCGCCGCTGGTGGAGAGCGGCACCGGCAGGGCGCGCGCCTCGCCCAGCGCCGCCAGCACCAGCGCCGTCTGGCGCAGCGCCAGGGGGGAGGCGCGGGTGCCGGCGCGCAGCGGCGCGGCGCCGGCGCGCAGGGGGCGGCGCGGACGCGACGGGATGGTCACCGCCGCGCCGGGCGCGGCATGCTGCAAGGCGGCGGACATGGGCGGCTCCAGGCAGGTCAGAGGCCGGGGAGGGGCTGCGGGCCGGCGAAGTATGGCCGGCCCGCCCCCGTGCGGCGCGGCGGCAGGGGTATCAGTGGCCGCCGCGCCCCGGAGGGTGGAAGGGGCGCGCCGCGCCCCCTCCGCATCGGGTCACTCGGCGGCCTGCGCGTTGGTCGGCGCGGAATCCGCTTCCGGCTGCAGATGCTTCAGCGCCTCGGCCACACCGGCGGCATAGGCCGGGTCCACCTTCTCGAAATGCCCGAGCTGCCGGTCGATGATGAATTGCGGCACGCCCTGCATGGCGCCGGCGATATTCTTGAACAGCCGCTGCTGCTGCTCGGCGCCGAGCAGGTGGAACAGCGCGCGGGGCTGGCTGTAATCGTCATTGCCCTCGCGGTGGTTGTAGCGGTCGGCATCGCCGGTGATGCGCAGCGGCGGCTCCTGGGCGGATTTCGCCTCGACCGGGCCGTTGAAGGAGTTCGGCTCGTAATAGGCATCCGTCCCCACCGGCGCGTCGAAGCGCATGGCGCCATCGGCGTGGTAGTGATGCACCTGCGCCTTCGGGCGGTTCACCGGCAGCGCCTCGTAATGCGTGCCGACGCGGTAGCGATGCGCATCCGCATAGGCGAAGATGCGGCCCTGCAGCATCTTGTCCGGCGAGAAGCCGATGCCGGGCACGATGTTCGAGGGCGAGAAGGAGGATTGCTCGATCTCGGCGAAATAGTGCTTGGCGTTGCGGTTCAGCTCGAGGATGCCGACCTCGATCAGCGGGTAGTCGGCATGCGGCCAGACCTTGGTCAGGTCGAAGGGGTTGTAGGCGGTCTTCTCCGCATCCAGCTCCGGCATGATCTGCACGCACATGCGCCAGCGCGGGAATTCGCCCCGCTCGATCGCCTCGTACAGGTCGCGCTGCGAGCTCTCGCGGTCATGCGCGATGACGGCGTTGCCCTCGTCATTCGTCCAGGTCTTGATGCCCTGCATGCACTTGAAGTGGAACTTCACCCAGTAGCGCTCGCCGGCATCGTTCCAGAAGGAGAAGGTGTGGCTGCCATAGCCGTTCACGAAGCGGTAGCCCTGCGGCAGGCCGCGATCGCTGAACAGGATGGTCACCTGGTGCAGGCTCTCGGGCGAGAGCGACCAGAAATCCCACATGGCGGTCGGCGAGCGCATATTGGTCGCCGGGTGGCGCTTCTGGGTGCGGATGAAATCGGGGAACTTCACCGGGTCGCGGATGAAGAAGACCGGCGTGTTGTTGCCGACGAGGTCCCAATTGCCCTCCTCGGTGTAGAATTTCAGCGCGAAGCCGCGCACATCGCGCTCGGCATCGGCCGCGCCGCGCTCGCCGGCGACGGTGGAGAAGCGCAGCAGAACCTCAGTCTGCTTGCCGATGCCGTCGAACAGCTTCGCCTTGGTGTATTTCGTGATGTCGTTGGTGATGGTCAGGGTGCCATAGGCGCCGGAGCCCTTGGCATGCACCACGCGCTCGGGGATGCGCTCGCGGTTCTGGTGCGCCAGCTTCTCGATCAGCTGGTAGTCCTGCAGCAGCAGCGGGCCGCGCGGCCCGGCGGAGAGCGAATTCTGGTTGTCGGGCACCGGGGCGCCGGCGGTGGTGGTCAGGGTCGGGCGCTGGGTCTCGGACATTTCTGGCAGCTCCTCTGGCAGGGGTGCGAACTGACTTAACAGCCTCGCTTCGATCGGTTAAATCGATCTTGTATTTTCGTGCGATAGGGAAAACCGAAGAATGCCGGCCCCCCCTTCGACGCTCGCAGGCCTGTCCCTGCGCGACCTGGAATATGCCGTGACCGTTGCGGAAATGCGACATTTCGGTCGTGCCGCGGAGCGCTGCGGCGTCAGCCAGCCGGCGCTGTCCGAGCAGATCCGCAAGCTGGAGGCGCTGCTGGGCGTCGCCCTGTTCGAGCGCGCCGCCCGCCGGGTGGAGGTGACCCCGCAGGGCGAGGCGCTGCTGGCCCAGGCCCGGGCGGTGACGCGCGCCGCGCGCGGGCTGCTCGACCTGGCCCAGCAGCAGGCCGAGCCGCTCTCGGGCCCGCTGCGACTGGGGGTGATCGCGACCCTCGGCCCCTATTACCTGCCCGGCGTGCTGCGCGCGGTGCGCGACCGCTTCCCCCGGCTGGTGCTGCGGCTGCAGGAGGGGCGCACCGCCGCCCTGGTGGCGGCGCTGGAGCAGGGCGAGCTGGATGCGGCGCTGATCGCCCTGCCGGCGCCCTCCGACAGCCTGGCCGCCGCGCCGCTCTTCTTCGAGCCCTTCCTGCTGGCCTGCCCGCAGGGGCATGGGCTGCTCGACCAGCCGGAGCTGACGCTGGCCGATCTGCGCGGTAGCGACCTGCTGCTGCTGGAGGAGGGGCATTGCCTGCGCGACCAGGCGCTCTCCCTCTGCGCCGTGCCGCGCGGCGAGCGCGACAGCCGCTTCGCCACCAGCCTGGAGATGCTGCGCCACATGATCGCCGCCGGGGAGGGGATCTCCCTGCTGCCGCAGCTGGCGGCGCAGGGGCGCAGCGATCTGGGCGGGCTGGTGGCGCTGCGCCGGCTGGAGGATGCCGAGGCCGGGCGGCGCATCGGCCTGGTCTGGCGCGGCACCGACCCGCGTCGGGAGAGTTTTCGCGCGCTGGCCGGCTTCCTGCGCGAGACGGCGCCGCTGCCGCCGGCGCCCGATGGCGTCCCCGGCTGAGCGCGATTCCACCTGTCCTCATTGTGAATATGACAGTTTTGTTGCATTGAAGGGTCCGCCAGCTCAACGCGCCGCCCCCCGAGGGCGGAGAGGGGGGAAGACCCATGAACACGATCTCGCTGCGCCGCGCCCTGCTGGGTGCCGGCTTTGTCCTGGCCGCCGGCCTGGCGGCCAAGCCCGCCGCCGCCCAGGGCAGCCTCAACATCTACTGCTCGGCGCTGGTCGAATGGTGCCAGGCGGCGGCCAATGCCTTCGCGCGTGAGACCGGCATCCGCGTCAACATGTCGCAGAAGGGCAGCGGCGAGGTGCTGGCGCAGATCCGCGCCGAGGCGCAGAACCCGCGCGGCGACATCTGGTATGGCGGCACCGGCGACCCGCATCTGCAGGCGGCCGAGGACAATCTGAGCGCCGAGTACCGTTCCCCCCTGCTCGACCAGCTGCATGACTGGGCGCAGAAGCAGGCGCGCGATTCCCAGTATCGCACGGTCGGCATCTATGCCGGCGCGCTGGGCTTCGGCTTCAACACCGAGCTGCTGGCCCGCCGCGGCATCACGCCCCCCGCCTGCTGGCGCGACCTGCTGACCGGGCCCTTCCGCAACGAGATCCAGATGGCCAACCCGCAATCCAGCGGCACCGCCTATGTGATGATCGCGACCATGGTGCAGGTGATGGGGGAGGAGCCGGCCTTCGACTATCTCCGCCAGCTGCACCGCAACATCAATGCCTATCCGCGCAGCGGCACGGCGCCGGTCAAGGCGGTGGCGCGGGGCGAGACGGGGGTCTCCATCTCCTTCGTGCATGACGTGGTGACCGAGCGGCTGGGCGGCTTCCCGGTGGGCTATGCGGTGCCCTGCGAGGGCACGGGCTACGAGATCGGCTCCATGTCGATCATCCGCGGCGCCCGCAATGAGCGCAATGCCCGCCGCTTCTATGACTGGGCGCTGTCGCCCGAGGGCCAGCGCGTCGCCGCCGAGGCGAAATCCTTCCAGACGCCGTCCAACCGCAACACCCCCGTGCCGGCCGAGGCGCCGCAGATGAGCCAGATCCGCCTGATCGACTACGACTTCGCCAAATACGGCACCAGCGCGGAGCGGCGGCGGCTGATCGAGCGCTGGGACCGCGAAGTCAACAGCCTGCCGCGCTGATCCGACCATGCGCGCAGCCGGCCTGTCCGGCGCGGCGATCACCCTGGTCGCCGCGCTGCTCCTGCCCTGGTACCTGCTCCAGGACGGGATCCTCACGACTCCCCTGGCCGGCTTCGCCTGGCTGAACGACCCCGATTACGCCCCGGCCCTGGGCCAGGCGCTGAGCCAGGGCCGCTGGTGGCTCTGGCCCGCGGTGCTGGCCCCGGCGCTGGCGCTGGCGGCGGGGCTCGCCCCCCTGCCGCGTGCCCGCCGCGCCGATCTCTATCTGTTGGCGGGCGGGCTCGGCCTGCTGCTTCTGGTGGCGCAGGGCGAGGCCATCGGCGTGCGCGGCTGGAACCATGCCTGGCTGGAAGGCCTGTTCGGCCCGATGGAGGACCGGCAATTCGGCATCGGCTGGGGCGGCGCCGTCGTGGCGCTGGGCCTCTGCCAGGTGCTGGCGGCGGGGCTGGCCGGGCGCGGCGCCTTCCGCGGCGATGCCTTCACCGCCAGCGCGGCGGTGGCCATCGGCGTCGGCGTGCTGCTCTTCACCTTCCTGCCCATCGCGGCGCTGCTGGGCGATGCCTTCCGCGACCCGGCGGGCGCCTTCAGCCCGCTGGCCTCGGCGCCGCGGCTGCTGGATGACCGGCTCTGGGGGCTGGGCTGCCTGGCGGGCGCGCCGCGCTGCGGCGTGGTGTGGAACACCGTCTTCCTGGCCACGCTGGTGGGCTTCGGCACCACCGCCCTCGGCCTCGCCTTCGCCCTGCTGGTCACCCGCGGGCGGCTGCGCTACGCGGCGCCGCTGCGCTGGCTGACCGTGCTGCCCATCGTCACGCCGCCCTTCATCCTGGGCCTCGGGCTGATCCTGATCTTCGGCCGCTCCGGCCTGGTCTCGCTGGCGGCGGCCAACTGGTTCGGCATCGAGCTCGGCCGCTGGATCTATGGCCTGCCGGGCCTGCTGCTGGCGCAGCTCTTCGCCTTCACCCCGATCGCCTTCCTGGTGCTGATCGGCGTGGTCGAGGGGCTGTCGCCGACGCTCGAGGAAGCGGCGTCGATGCTGCGCGCCTCGCCGGAGAAGACCTTCCGCACCGTCACCCTGCCGCTGCTGATGCCGGGGCTGGCCAATGCCTTCCTGCTCGGCTTCATCGAGAGCATCGCCGATTTCGGCAATGCCGTGGTGCTGGGCGGCAGCTTCAACGTGCTGGCCACCGAGATCTTCTTCGCGGTGGTCGGCGCCCAGGCCGATCCGGGCCGGGCGGCGGCGCTGTCGCTGGTGCTGCTGGCGCTGGCCTGCCTGATCTTCATCGCGCAGCAGCGGCTGACAGGCGGCCGCAAATCCTTCGTCTCGATCGGCGGCAAGGGCGATTCCGGCCTGCCGCCGGCGCTGCCGCCGCGCATCCGCCGGCTGTGCCTGTCCCTGGCGCTGCCCTGGGCGGGGCTGACCATCGCGCTCTATGTGCTGGCCATCTCCGGCGCCTTCGTCGAGATCTGGGGCCGCGACTACACGCCGACGCTGCGCCACATGGTCAAGGCCTTCGACTTCGAATGGGCGGACGGGCTGCAGCTGACCGGCATGGCCTGGAACAGCGTGCTGACCACGCTGGAGCTCTCGGCCATCGCCGCCCCCATCACCGCCATGCTCGGCATCCTGGCGGCCTGGCTGTTCAGCCGCACCCGCTTCGCCGGGCGGGGCGTCCTGGAATTCGCGACCCTGCTCTCCTTCGCCGTGCCCGGCACGGTGATCGGCGTCGCCTATCTGCGCGCCTTCAACCTCCCCCCGCTGGAGCTGGCGGGGACGGGGGCGATCATCGTGCTCTGCTTCATCTTCCGCAATCTGCCGGTGGGCTTGCGCTCCGGCATGGCGGCGATGGCGCAGATCGACCGCTCGCTGGACGAGGCCTCGCACACGCTGGGCGGCGGTGGCATGGACGCCTTCCGCCGCGTGCTGATGCCGCTGCTGCGCCCCGCGCTGATCGCCGGCCTCACCTACGCCTTCGTCCGCGCCATGACGACGATCAGCGCGGTCATCTTCCTCGTCACCGCCGAGACCGAGCTGGCGACCGTCTTCATCGTCAACCGCGTCATCAATGGCGATTACGGCCTGGCCATTGCCGTCGCCGTCGCGCTGATCGTGCTGATGCTGGCCGTGCTCGGCCTGGCGCAGCTGGCGGTCGGCCGCCGCCGCATCGGCCGCCGCGCCGCCACTCCCGTTGCAGGAACCGCCGCATGAGCCGCGCCGCCGAGATCCGCTTCAACAACGTCGTCAAGCGCTTCGGCACGGCGACCGCGGTGCGGAACGTGTCCTTCACCATCCCCGCCGGGCAGCTCTGCACGCTGCTCGGCCCCTCGGGCTGCGGCAAGACGACAATCCTGCGCATGGTGGCCGGGCTGGAATACCCGACCGAGGGCCAGGTGATGATCGGCGGCCGCGACGTCTCCGGCCTGCCGCCGGCCGAGCGCGACGTCTCCATGGTGTTCCAGTCCTACGCGCTGTTCCCGCATATGAGCGTGCTGGAGAATGTCGCCTATGGCCTGACCGTCTCCGGCCGCCCGAAGCGGGAGGCGATGGAGGCGGCGAAGGCCGCGCTGAACTCGGTGGGGCTGGCCGGTTTCGACGCCCGCCTGCCCTCCGAGCTGTCGGGCGGCCAGCAGCAGCGCGTCGCGGTGGCGCGCGCGCTGGTGCTGGAACCCTCCGTGCTGCTGTTCGACGAGCCGCTCTCCAATCTCGACGCTCGGCTCCGCCGCCACATGCGCGAGGAGATCCGCGAGCTGCAGCAGCGCCTCGGCGTCACGGTGGTCTATGTGACGCATGACCAGAGCGAGGCGCTGGCGATCAGCGACAAGATCATCGTCATGAACAATGCGGTGATCGCGCAGGAGGGCACACCCTCCGAGCTCTATGAGGCGCCGCGCAACGCCTTCGTCGCCGGCTTCATCGGCGATGCCAACCAGCTGCCGGTGACGATCGGCCGCATCGAGGGCGAGCTGGCCGAGGTGGTGCTGGGCCAGGCGCGGCTGATGCTGCCGCATCGCGGCCGGGCCCCGGGTGCCGCGCAGGTGGCGCTGCGGCCCGAGGCGGTGCGCCTGCTGCCCCCCGATGCGCCGGAGGCCGCGACCACCGGCCGCGTCGCCAAGGCCGCCTATCTCGGCGGCATCATGGAGTACACGGTGGAGACGAAGCTGGGCCCGGTCTTCATCACCGCGCCGGCGTCAGGCCCGCATCTGGCGGCGGGCGATGCGGTGGGCATCGGCGTCGGTGGCAGCGGCATCGCCGTGCTGGCGGAGTGACGCGCCGGGCGGGGGCGCCGCACGCCCCCGCCCCGCTCACGGCCAGGCGCGGAGAATCTCCTCCGTCGCCGCGGCCTCGATCTGCTGGCCGAAGCGCTCCTGGTAGAGCGTCAGCAGCGCGTCATGCGTGCGGTCGGAGGAGGAGCAGATAGCATCCACCGGCACCACCACGCGATAGCCGCGATCCACCGCGCCCAGCACGGCGGCCAGCACGCAGACATCCGTCTCCGCCCCGCTGATGATCAGCGTGTCCACGCCCCGCTCCTGCAGCAGCGTCTCCAGCCCGTCCTCCAGCCAGGGCGAATACACCGTCTTGTCGATGACCGGCGCCGGCGGGGTGAAGCGGCGCAGGCTGGGCAGCAGCTCCACCGCGTCCGGCGGCAGCGCCTGCAGCGTCATCTGCGGCCAGTTCTCGTAGTAGCGGCGCCAGGCGCCCTTGCCCTCGCCGGGGCGGGGCTGCGGGATGAAGCGGGTGAAGATGGTCTGCGCCGGCTGCGCCTCCGCCAGCCGCTCCACCACCGGCAGCACACGCGCCATCCAGGGCGTGTGCCAGGCGGAGCCTTCGGCGAAGAGGTTCTGCATGTCGACGCAGAGATGGTGGCAACGCGCCCCCAAGGGGCCGTAGCGGAGCCCGCGTTTCGCGGCCATGATGTGCCCTCCCGGTTGGTGACCAGGAGGCCAACGCCTCAGGCCTCGGGCACGTTGCGGCGCAGCTCCTCCAGCCAGATCTCCGCATTGCCATCGGACGGCGCGCGCCAATCGCCGCGCGGCGAGAGCGAGCCGCCCGCCACCACCTTCGGCCCGTTCGGCAGGGCCGAGCGCTTGAACTGCGCGAAGCCGAAGAAGCGCTGCAGGAACACCTCCAGCCAATGGCGGATGGTGGCCAGGTCGTAGGTGTTGCGCCGCTCCTCCGGGAAGCCCGGCGGCCAATGGCCGCGTGCCGCATCGCCCCAGGCCTGCAAGGCCAGGAAAGCGATCTTCGAGGGCCGGAAGCCGTAGCGCAGCGTATAAAACAGATGAAAATCCTGCAGTGCATAGGGGCCGATCTTGGCCTCGGTGCTCTGCAGCGCCTGGCTTTCGCCATCGGCCGGGATCAGCTCGGGCGAGATCTCCGTCTCCAGGATCGCCTGCAGCGTCGTGCCGACCTCCGCCGAGAACTGGCCGGACTGGATCACCCAGCGGATCAGATGCTGGATCAGCGTCTTCGGCACGCCGGCATTGACGTTGTAATGCGACATCTGGTCGCCCACGCCATAGGTGCACCAGCCCAGCGCCAGCTCCGACAGGTCGCCGGTGCCGAGCACCATGCCGCCATGCCGGTTGGCGGCGCGGAACAGATAGTCGGTGCGCAGCCCGGCCTGGACATTCTCGAAGGTCACGTCATAGACCGGCTCGCCCTGCGCGAAGGGATGGCCGAGATCGGCCAGCATCTGCCGGGCCGCGGGGCGGATATCCAGCTCATGCGCGGTGACGCCAAGGCTCGCCATCAGCGCATGCGCATTGGTCTTGGTGCCGGCGCTGGTGCCGAAGCCGGGCATGGTATAGGCGATGATGTCGCTGCGCGGCCGCCCCATCACATCCATCGCGTGCGCCGCGACGATCAGCGCCTGGGTCGAATCCAGCCCGCCCGAGACGCCGATGATGATCTTGCGGTTGCGCGTCGCCTGGCAGCGCTGCACCAGCCCCGCGACCTGGATGTTGTAGGCCTCGTAGCAATCCTGGTGCAGCCGCGCCGCATCGGCGGGCACGAAGGGGAAACGCTCCAGCGCGCGCAGGAAGCCGATATCGCCCTGCGGCGGGTCGAGGCGGAAGGCAATCTCGCGGAAGGGAGCGCCGAAGCCGCGGCGGTTGTCGTCGAAAGTGCCCTGGCGCGACCGCTCCTGCCGCAGCAGGTCGAGATCGATATCGGCCAGCACCATCTGCTCGCCCTCAGGGAAGCGCTCGCTCTCCGCCAGCACCGCGCCATTCTCGAAGATCGAGACCTGGCCGTCCCAGGCGAGGTCGGTGGTGGATTCGCCGGCGCCGGCGGCGGCGTAGAGATAGGCGCCGAGGCAGCGCGCCGATTGCGACTGGCAGAGCAGCCGCCGCGTCTCCGCCTTGCCCACGGTGATGTTGCTGGCCGAGAGATTGGCCAGCACCACGGCGCCGGCCAGCGCCGCCTGCGAACTGGGCGGGATCGGCACCCAGAAATCCTCGCAGATCTCGGCATGGATGGTGAGGCCCGGCACATCCTCGGCGCGGTAGATCAAATCGCCGCCGAAGGGCACCTCCTGCCCCAGCAGGCGGATGCTGCCCGCCATGCCCTGGCCGGAGGCGAAATGCCGGTGCTCGTAGAATTCGCGGTAGTTCGGCAGATGCTGCTTCGGCGTGACGCCGAGCAGCCTGCCGCCCTGCATGGCCACGGCGCAATTGTAGAGCCGCCCCTGGTGGCGCAGCGGCGCGCCCACCAGCAGCAGCGGCCGCAGCCCCGCGCTCTCCGCCAGCATGGTGGCCAGCGCCTGCTCCACCGCGTCCAGCAGCGTGTCCTGCAGCAGCAGATCGTCGATGGCGTAGCCGGACAGGCCCAGCTCCGGGAACACCACCAGCGCCGCGCCCTGCTCATGCGCGCGGCGGGCGGCCTCCAGCATGGCGGCGGCATTCGCCGCCGGATGGGCGATGCTGCAGCGCGTGGTGCAGGCGGCGACGCGGGCGAAGCCGTGGCGGTAGAGGGAGAGGAAGCTCATGCCCCAAGGATGGGGCGCGCCGCGCCCGCCGTCCAGCTTGGCCGCGCTTCTATCGCCAGGAGGAATCGTCGCGCGGCAGGCGCCGCTCGTCATCGACCAGGCGCAGGCTGTGCGGCGCCGCCTCGCCCCAGTCCCAGAAGACGGCATTCACATCCTCGGGCGTGGCGCCGGGGGCGTAGCTCGGCACCAGGATGGCGGCGATGCCGGCCTCGCGCAGCCGCCGGGCCAGGCGCCAGCTCGGCGGCTCGATGCCGCGATCGGCCAGATCCTCCCAGGCGCAGGCGAGATCGCCAGGGCGGATGCCATGCGCCTCTCGCGTGGCCGGGTCGGTCAGGTCCAGCACGTCGTCGCATTCGGCGCGATAGGCGCAAAGTGTCAGCGGCTGGGCCTTGAAGGCGAAGCCCTGCTGCGCCTCGCGCCAGGCGGTCTCGAAGCGCAGCGAGGTGTAGAGGGCGGCCATACCGCGCGGGTTGAAGCGCCCGCCATACCGCGCCGCCCCGGCACCCGAGAGCGGGTCGAAGGACCAGCGCGGATGATGCGCGCGGTAGACCGTGGCGGAGAGCAGCACGCCGCGGTCAGGCGTAGCCGCCGACCGCCATCCGGTCGAGATAGCGCTTCACCGCCTCGGCCCGGCCTTCCTTCACCAGCGCCTCGGCGGTCTGGTCGCCGAAGGAGGGCAGGGGCTGCGCCCGGTACCAGGCGAAGGCCTGGGCGGTGGAGCCGGCCCAGGGGCGGACGCGGTTGATGATCTCCACCATGTCGCGCAGCCGGGACTGGGTGGCGCCGGCCTTCAGCCGCGCCAGCTTGGAGACGGCGTCGCGCGACAGGCCGGCGACCAGCGCCAGCTCCACCTTGGTGATGCGGAACTGCTCCACCAGGCGGTCGGCGGTGATGTAGCCATCCGGCCCCATCACCTCGGCGATGAACCGCGGATCCATCCGCACTGCCTCAACAGATGTCCCATTCATGGGGCAGATGATGGGGCGGCGAGGCCGCCGCTTCAAGGGTTTTCGGCGGCGGCCGCGCCCTCAGGGGCGGAGGGCGGCGGCGTAGCGCGGCAGCAGCGCCTCCTCCGTCGCCAGGAAGGGGATGCCATAGACCGCCTCCAGCCGCGCCGGCTGGAACACGGCCTCCGGCGGGCCCTCGGCCACCAGCCGGCCCTGCTCCAGCAGGGCGACGCGGTCGGCGACGTAGCGCGCCTCGTTCAGGTCGTGCAGCACGATCAGCACTGCCAGCCCCTCCGCCGCCAGCTCGCGCAACAGGCGCAGCAGCTGGGCGCGATGGCCGGCATCCAGGCTGGCCGTCGGCTCGTCCAGCAGCAGCGCCGCCGGCCTTGCCATGCCGGAGAGCTGCGCCAGGGCGCGGGCGATCTGCACCCGCTGCTGCTCGCCGCCCGAGAGCCGCCCATAGGGCCGTTCCGCCAGATGCGCGATGCCGGCGCGGGCCATGGCCTCGGCCACCGCCGCGCGGTCCTGGCGCATCGCCCCGGTGCCGTGCCAGGGCAGCCGGCCGAGGGCCGCCACCTCCGCCGCGCGCAGCGGGAAGGAGAGGGCGATCTTCTGGCTGACCACGGCGCGCCGCCGCGACAGCGCCAGCGGGTCCCAGGCGGCGAGGTCGCGCCCCTCCAGCCGCGCCGCGCCCGCATCGGGGGCCAGCTCGCCGGAGAAGAGCCGCAGCAGGGTGGATTTCCCGGCGCCATTGGGGCCGACCAGCGCCAGCACCTCGCCCGGGCGCAGCGCCAGGGAGACACCCTCCAGCAGCACCCTGCCGCCGCGCGACAGGCGGCATTCCTGCAGCCCGATCATGCCACCCCCCCGCGCCGCAGCAGCCACAGGAAGAAGGGCGCGCCGAGGAGGGCGGTGACGACGCCGATCGGCAGCTCGGCCGGGGCGGCCAGGCTGCGCGCGGCGAGGTCGGCCAGCACCAGCAGCGCGGCGCCGAGCAGGGCGGAGAGCGGCAGCACCAGCCGGTGATCCGCCCCCCAGGCCAGCCGCACCAGATGCGGCACGACCAGGCCCACGAAGCCGATCAGCCCGGTGAAGGCCACGCCGGCGGAGACGGCGATGGCGGCCAGCAGCGTCGCCTGGCGCTTCACCCGCTCCACCTTCAGGCCAAGATGGAAGGCCTCGGCCTCACCCAGCACCAGGGCGTTCAGCGGCCGGGCCAGGCGCAGCAAAGCGAGGGTCGGCAGCAGCACCAAGGCCAGCAGCACCGGCATCTGCGACCAGCGCGCGCCGGACAGGCTGCCCATGGTCCAGAAGGTGATGTCGCGCGCCTGGCGCTCATCAGCCATGAAGATCAGCATGCCGGTCAGCGCCGCGGCCAGGGCGTTCACCGCGACGCCGGCCAGCAGCAGCGTCGCCACCGCCGTCACCCCCTCGCGCCGGCCGAGGCGGATGATCAGCAGCGTGGCGCCGAGCCCGCCGGCGAAGGCGGCCAGCGGCAGCAGCCACAACCCGAGCAGCCCGCCGCCCAGCGCCAGCAGCGCGCCGCCGAAGACGATGGTGGTGACGGCGCCGAGCGCCGCCCCGGCGGAGACGCCGATCAGCCCCGGATCGGCCAGCGGGTTGCGGAACAGCCCCTGCATCACCGCCCCCGCCACGCCGAGCCCGCCGCCCACCATCATGGCCAGCAGCGCGCGCGGCAGGCGGATGATGGTGAGCACCGCCGCCTCCCGCTGCAGGGCGCGCGGCAGCGGGGCGAGGCCCAGCGCGTCCAGCAGCGTCGCCCAGAGCGCGGCGCCGGAGACCGAGGCGGGGCCGAGGGCGAGCCCGGCCAGCAGCGCCGCCAGCAGCGCCAGCACACCGAAGCCCCAGGCCCCGGCCCAGGGGTGGCGCCGCGCCAGGCGGGGCAGCGTCAGCCCCGGTACCATGGGCGCTCCGGCAGGGCGGGCAAGGCGAGGCCCGGATGCAGCAGGGCGGCAACCTCCCGCCGGGCGAGCGCGGCGCGCGGGCCGAAGGTGAGATGGCCGGAATCGATGGCGTGCAGCGCGCCGGCGGCAGCGGCCGGCGTCAAGGCCAGCGCGGGGTGGCCGAGCACGGCGGCGCGCCCACCGGCCTCGCCCAGCGCATGGGGCATCATCAGCAGCAGATCGGGCGCCAGGCTGGCGCCCATCTCGGCCGAGAGCGGGCGGTAGCCGCGGAAGCCGGTGACGGCGTTGATGCCGCCCGCCGCCTCGATCAGCGCCGCGGCATGGGTGGCCTCGCCCGAGACCAGGGGCGCGCCCTGGCC
This sequence is a window from Pseudoroseomonas cervicalis. Protein-coding genes within it:
- the hemC gene encoding hydroxymethylbilane synthase, encoding MSAALQHAAPGAAVTIPSRPRRPLRAGAAPLRAGTRASPLALRQTALVLAALGEARALPVPLSTSGDAEQRRRLAELGGKGLFAKEIHEALLDGRVDFAVHSLKDLETELPPGLVIAACLPREDARDALLLAPACPPEERALPLGFLPVGARIGTASARRAAQLRHLRPDLRFGLLRGNVQTRLGRLEQGDFAVTVLAMAGLKRLDLAARATRVLSPEEMLPAAGQGVIAVTARAGDDALRERLAAIDHAETRLAAAAERALLAALEGSCRTPVGAHAVLDGSGALRLTGLVAREDGTFLLRRRISGSAADAARLGAALGAELRADSPADLFA
- a CDS encoding catalase; amino-acid sequence: MSETQRPTLTTTAGAPVPDNQNSLSAGPRGPLLLQDYQLIEKLAHQNRERIPERVVHAKGSGAYGTLTITNDITKYTKAKLFDGIGKQTEVLLRFSTVAGERGAADAERDVRGFALKFYTEEGNWDLVGNNTPVFFIRDPVKFPDFIRTQKRHPATNMRSPTAMWDFWSLSPESLHQVTILFSDRGLPQGYRFVNGYGSHTFSFWNDAGERYWVKFHFKCMQGIKTWTNDEGNAVIAHDRESSQRDLYEAIERGEFPRWRMCVQIMPELDAEKTAYNPFDLTKVWPHADYPLIEVGILELNRNAKHYFAEIEQSSFSPSNIVPGIGFSPDKMLQGRIFAYADAHRYRVGTHYEALPVNRPKAQVHHYHADGAMRFDAPVGTDAYYEPNSFNGPVEAKSAQEPPLRITGDADRYNHREGNDDYSQPRALFHLLGAEQQQRLFKNIAGAMQGVPQFIIDRQLGHFEKVDPAYAAGVAEALKHLQPEADSAPTNAQAAE
- a CDS encoding LysR substrate-binding domain-containing protein; this encodes MPAPPSTLAGLSLRDLEYAVTVAEMRHFGRAAERCGVSQPALSEQIRKLEALLGVALFERAARRVEVTPQGEALLAQARAVTRAARGLLDLAQQQAEPLSGPLRLGVIATLGPYYLPGVLRAVRDRFPRLVLRLQEGRTAALVAALEQGELDAALIALPAPSDSLAAAPLFFEPFLLACPQGHGLLDQPELTLADLRGSDLLLLEEGHCLRDQALSLCAVPRGERDSRFATSLEMLRHMIAAGEGISLLPQLAAQGRSDLGGLVALRRLEDAEAGRRIGLVWRGTDPRRESFRALAGFLRETAPLPPAPDGVPG
- a CDS encoding ABC transporter substrate-binding protein, producing MNTISLRRALLGAGFVLAAGLAAKPAAAQGSLNIYCSALVEWCQAAANAFARETGIRVNMSQKGSGEVLAQIRAEAQNPRGDIWYGGTGDPHLQAAEDNLSAEYRSPLLDQLHDWAQKQARDSQYRTVGIYAGALGFGFNTELLARRGITPPACWRDLLTGPFRNEIQMANPQSSGTAYVMIATMVQVMGEEPAFDYLRQLHRNINAYPRSGTAPVKAVARGETGVSISFVHDVVTERLGGFPVGYAVPCEGTGYEIGSMSIIRGARNERNARRFYDWALSPEGQRVAAEAKSFQTPSNRNTPVPAEAPQMSQIRLIDYDFAKYGTSAERRRLIERWDREVNSLPR